cttgccatctttatgtaatacatgtatcactagccactttaaactatgcacttttatgtttacataccctacattactcatctcatatgtatatactgtactcgataccatctactgcatcttgcctatgccgttctgtaccatcacttattcctatatctttatgtacatattctttatccctttacacttgtgtgtataaggtagtagttgtggaattgttaggttagattactcgttggttattactgcattgtcggaactagaagcacaagcatttcgctacactcgcattaacatctgctaaccatgtgtatgtgacaaataaaatttgattagaATAGCCATCTTCATTTTATTTATCGGTATTTCAGTCTTTGGCGTGCTTAtctgattcagaggagttgggttaaatgcaggagacacatttcagttgtactgctgactaggtatccccccttgtCAACGCACAAGCACCTTTCCCCCCACTCATATCGATAAAATAAGTGCAAGTTCAGTTGTACTAGGGGGGGGTGctcctaaatcaaccatttatcggatcatcaagaacttcaaggagagcggttcaattgttgtgaaggcggcttcagggcgcccaaggaagtccagcaagcgccaggaccgtctccttaagttgattcagctgtgggatcggggcaccaccagtacagagcttgctcaggaatggcagcaggcaggtgtgagtgcatctgcacgcacagtgaggcgaagactgaggatggcctggtgtcaagaagggcagcaaagaagccacttctctccaggaaaaacatcagggacagactgatattctgcaaaaggtacagggattggactgctgaggactgaggtaaagtcattttctctgatgaatcccctttccaattgcttggggcatccggaaaaaagcttgtccggagaagacaaggtgagcgctaccatcagtcctgtgtcatgccaacagtaaagcatcctgagaccattcatgtgtggggttgcttctcagccaagggagtgggctcactcacaattttgcctaagaacacagccatgaataaagaatggtaccaacacatcctctgagagcaacttctcccaaccattcaggaacagtttggtgacgaacaatgccttttccagtatgatagttatcacttttgccttatggcaaggtgctccaagtggctcggggaacaaaacatggatattttgggtccatggccaggaaactcccaagaccttaatcccattgagaacttgtggtcaatcctcaagaggcgggtggacaaacaaaaaaacacaaattctgacaaactccaagcattgattatgcaagaatgggctgccatcagtcaggatgtggcccagaagttaattgacagcatgccagggtggattgcagaggtcttgaaaaagaagggtcaacactgcaaatattgactctttgcatcaacttcatgtaattgtcaataaaagcctttgacacttatgaaatgcttgtaattatacttcagtgtaacatctgacaaaaatacctaaagacactgaagcagcaaactttgtggaaattaatatttgtgtcattcaaaacttttggccacgactgtacactgaacaaaaatgaacacaacatgtaaagtgttggtcccatgtgtttcatgaggtgaaataaaagataccagaaatgctccaaacgcacaaaaagcttatttctcaccaattaagcacaaatttgtttacatccatgttagtgagcatttctcctttgtcaagataatccatccacctgacaggtgtggcatataaagaagccgattaaactgcatgatcattacacaggtgcaccttgtgctgggacaataaaagaccactaacatgtgcagttgtcacaacgCCACATGTCATAAGTTTTGTAGGGAGCAAGCAATCAGCGtgccgactgcaggaatgtccaccagagctattggcAAAGAATTGAATATTCATTTCTATACCATAAGCAtaccaacgtcattttagagaatttggcagtacgtccaaccggcttcacaaccgcagaccacgtgtaggtGAGAAattttctgatgtcaacattgtgaacggagtgccccatggtggcggtggggttatggtatgggcaggcataagctacaaacaacgaacacaactgcattttatcaatggcaatttgaacgcaCAAAAATCATGTGACGAGATTTCTTTTTTTTCAGGCAtccgtgaccaacagatgcatatctgtattcccagtcacgtgaaatccatagattagagtttttcaattgactgattttctgtaacgcagtaaaatctttgaaatagttgcatttatatttttgttaattacCACATTTCTGCAATGAACTATGTTGAATATTTGCTTAATAAAACTAAAACTTGCTTCAGCCCAGAGTCCATGGTTTCTCTCGTTAATAATTCAATTTCTCTAGAGAAATGGCACATTGGGCTCACAACTAATTAATTGATCTAAAAtcagtcaattagttgtttaataaccacaaaaataaataattttggttaatcactcagcactacAGAGCTTATGATCTGACCTACCATCAGCTTACCTTTTTGGTCCATCTCTTAACCCCTTCATAGCCTTTGGCCACCAGCTGCCTGTGAAAGAAGCTGTTGAAGAAATGAACCTGCGGGAGAAAACAGAAAATTCAGTAACCTTGGAAACCCAACATAAGACTGCCATCCTAACAACTCCCTTTTACCAATAACCCTTTGTTGAACATTCTGATCAAGGATCCAAAAAGAATGCACTTAGGAATGTACTCCCACCTTGTGCTCTGTAGCCTCCATGATCAATTCGCCATACATGTTTATCACCTAGACACACAAGACAAAGAAAAATGAAAATGTACTATTTACTAAATCCTTGTCATTCTTGGTGGAACATAGGGCCCTGTACTAAAGTTTTGGAATTTCAGGTTAGATAAAACCGTGAATCAGGTTTATAAGCAGCAAGCACAGTTTTCTATGGGCCATAGCTACCTGGTCGTTGACCCAGTTTTGATCGTCCAGTGTGGACAGGTCCTCCAGGGTCAGAGTGTGCTTGTTGTAGTCCACTTTAAAGCAGTTCATAGGGATGGAGGCTAGACCCGCTTTGTACTTCAAAACTTCTAAATGGATGTTTAGCTTCCTGGTACAGAGCGATGAAACAGGTCAAACCAAAAGGTCAAATGGAATAACAAGTAGACAAAAGAACAGATGCAATCAGCATAACAATGGAAATCAGTGGTGAAAGTAAAACTGGTTTGTGGGGGGGGGTCTCATGATTCATACTTGTCATTGAAGTCCGTGTTACACTTGTTCTTCAGGTGCTCCAAGACATCAGTCTCACTGAGGGGGATGAAACTCCCGTACGTCACATAGAAAAGCTCCAGGAACTCTGAGGGAGAGACAGGCACCTTAAATAAAAAGGTTATATCCAGTGAAATCATAGTTACAATAAAAGCCTAGTACCATGGATGAGGTCTCTGATTCCTTCATGGATGCCCTCTTCTGGTTTGGGTTGTTGTGGTGATGGCTGGGACTGCTGTGCTGGGTCTGTGGCACTTCCCTGCTCAGGTCTAGGAGCCCACACTCCTATCTTGCAGTAACCTCGGTGGTCCCACAGAGCAAATGGGTGGAGGGTGCTGCACAGAATAATGCCTGGGGAAACACAGGCTATGGCTGATGGTTCCACCTCCATAGGGGCGCTACAGTCTGTTGGTTCCTCTTTGATGACAGCTGATGTACCGTTGGAAAGGAAGACAGCTGGGTCACCAGCCTGGGGTGGGGGCTGCTTTAGGACCTCCATCTTAGGGTCTATAACCGGCTGTTTGACTGAACCAGAACCAGTGGCCTTCTCCCCCTCACTCACAGCCCCTTCACAGGCTCTCTCCTGCTCTATCATTGAATCAGCAAAATGCTCAACCACTGATGTCATTACCGGTTGAACCACAGACTTATTCACCAGTTTAACCACAGTGTACGTTAACTTCTGACCCATAGAATTCAATAAGGGTTGACCCATAGAGTTTGTTACAGTTTGAGGTTGATCAACAGAGTTGGTTACAGGTGAAGCCAAAGAGTTCGTTACCTGCTCCACAGCAGAGTCTTTCTCCAGCTCCTCTCGGATAGCTGTTACCTGCTCCTCTGTCATCAGGGTCTTCTTATAAGATGGGCGACCACCCTTTCTCTTAGGGGTCTCCCCCAGTGCCTGGCCCTTGCCCGGCTGGGCCCTGCGTTGTCGGGACTTGCCACCCGGATTCTTCCCATGTGGGGCCTTCCCATCATGGAGCTTGGAGTTGGGCCCACAGCATTCACATGCCTTCGGTGTCCTCTTCCTCTCAGAAGAGCGGCCATTGGTGCCCACCTGTGCCGGCAGGTGCCCACCTGAGCCGTTATGAACCATGCCTCTGTCCTCAGCCCCTACCCCATCTCACCACAGCTGCCTCTGGCCCTCAGTGCTGGTCCCAGCCCTTCAGGGGCCCTGAACCATGGAGCTCCCCAGTGGATGGACTCTAGATGAGTCACCCCAGTCTCTCAGATGGTGGAGAATGTAGAGTCTCAGGGACTAGGCCTTGCTGCTCCGCCTATGCTTCCCTAAGCAGTACTTCGGATTGG
This genomic window from Salvelinus namaycush isolate Seneca chromosome 8, SaNama_1.0, whole genome shotgun sequence contains:
- the LOC120052685 gene encoding sentrin-specific protease 5-like — protein: MVHNGSGGHLPAQVGTNGRSSERKRTPKACECCGPNSKLHDGKAPHGKNPGGKSRQRRAQPGKGQALGETPKRKGGRPSYKKTLMTEEQVTAIREELEKDSAVEQVTNSLASPVTNSVDQPQTVTNSMGQPLLNSMGQKLTYTVVKLVNKSVVQPVMTSVVEHFADSMIEQERACEGAVSEGEKATGSGSVKQPVIDPKMEVLKQPPPQAGDPAVFLSNGTSAVIKEEPTDCSAPMEVEPSAIACVSPGIILCSTLHPFALWDHRGYCKIGVWAPRPEQGSATDPAQQSQPSPQQPKPEEGIHEGIRDLIHEFLELFYVTYGSFIPLSETDVLEHLKNKCNTDFNDKKLNIHLEVLKYKAGLASIPMNCFKVDYNKHTLTLEDLSTLDDQNWVNDQVINMYGELIMEATEHKVHFFNSFFHRQLVAKGYEGVKRWTKKVDLFSKSLLLIPIHLEIHWSLITVDMANHHIHYYDSQGIVFKYTIENIMRYILAEAKEKKQATYQNGWKMIINKGIPQQKNDSDCGVFVLEYCKCLALKEPLQFTQDDMPNVRKRIYKELCDCKLSD